The window GGACGGGATGCTCTACGCCGGCGTCGGGGACGCCACGGACCGCACCCGGGCGCAGAACCTGGCGAGCCTCAACGGCAAGATCCTCCGGATGCGCCCGGACGGCTCGGTCCCACCGGACAACCCGTTCCCGGGGTCGCTGGTCTACAGCCTCGGCCACCGCAACGTGCAGGGGCTGGCCTGGGACAGCGCCGGCCGGCTGTGGGCCACCGAGTTCGGCCAGGACACCTGGGACGAGGTCAACCTGATCCGGCCGGGCGCGAACTACGGCTGGCCGGTCGTCGAGGGCGTCGGCGACACCGACGGCGGGCGTTTCACCAGCCCAGTGGCCACCTGGCCGACCGACGACGCCTCACCGAGCGGCGCGGCGATCGCGGGCGACGTCCTCTACGCCGCCGCGCTGAAGGGCGAGCGGATCTGGACGATCGACCTGCGCCCGGGCCTCGCCCAGGGCACCGCCTCGCCGACCGCCCCGACGACGGGCGCGCCGACGGCAGGCACGCCCAGGGCGGTGCGCGCCGACGTCTACGGCCGCCTGCGCACGATCGTCACCGCCCCCGACGGCACCCTCTGGGTCGCCACCAGCAACACCGACGGCCGCGGTCAGCCAGCCCAGGACGACGACCGCATCATCTCGCTGCGCTAGCCGCGTCATCCGGCCGCCAGCGGTGTCACCTCGCTGCGCCGGCGGTCGTTGGCTCTGTTCGTCTGGCGGCGGAGCCGGCGTCAGGCGGCGGAGCCGGCGTCAGGCGGCGGAGCCGGCGTCAGGCGGCGGAGCCGGCGTCAGGCGGCGGAGCCGGCGTCAGGCGGCGGAGCCGGCGTCAGGCGGCGGAGCCGGCGTCAGGCGGCCACCGGCCACCTGCTGGCTTAGTCCGGGATCCGGTAGGAGCCGATCTCCGCGCTCAGGGTGACGACCTCGCCGATGACGATGATGGCCGGAGAGCCCAGGCCGGCGGTGGTGACCGCGGCCGCGATGTCGCCGAGGGTGCCGGTCACGACCTGCTGGCGGGTGGTCGTGCCGGCGTGGATGACGGCGACGGGGGTCGCCGCGGGTCGACCCCGCTTGACCAGCTCGCGGCTGATCTCCGCCAGCGCCGCGACGCCCATGAGGACGACCACCGTTCCAGGCCCGGAGGCAAGGGCATCCCAGTTGGATGTCGATCCGGGGTGAGAGGGGTCGACATGCCCCGAGACGATGGCGAGGTCCTGGGTGACGCCGCGATGCGTGACCGGTATGCCGGCAAGCGCCGGCACCGCGACCGCGCTGGTCACCCCAGGCACCACCTCGCAGGGCACCCCGGCGGCGGCGCAGGCGAGCGCCTCCTCGCCCCCACGGCCGAACAGGAACGGATCCCCACCCTTGAGCCGGACGACGCGCCGGCCGCGCAGCGCCCGCTCGACGAGCAGCACATTGATCTCGTCCTGGCTGAGGTTGTGACCATGCGGCCCCTTGCCCGCGTCGACGATCTCCACCTCGGGACCGAGGTCGGCGAGCAGCTGGCGGGGCGCCAGCCGATCGACGACGACGACGTCCGCCCGGCGCAGGAGGTTCAGGCCGCGAACGGTGATCAGATCGGCGGCGCCTGGCCCGCCCCCGACCAGCGCCACCCAGCCGACGCCCGCGCCCGCCGTTCCCACACTCGACTCCACCGTCAGGTCACCTTTCCGCCATCCGGCCGCCGGCGCGGCCATTGTCAGCCTCCACGCCCGCGTCAGGACCAGGTCAGTCCGCCGGCGGAGGCGGGGTCCCTCCCGGCTCGGCGGTGTCGGCCAGCTCCAGCAGGTCGGCCAGGTCCGAGAACTCCGCCAGACCGCCCAGTTCCGTGAGGTTCGGGGGGTCCGTGAGATCGGGCCCCGGCGCTGGATCCGCCGGGTCGGGAGGGTCCACCGGTTCGCCGAGCTCGGCCAGCAGCTCCAGCAGCCGCGCCCGCTCGGCCCGCAGTTCGGCCGACCGCCGTCCCGGTGCGAGCCGCGCCGCCGACCAGGACCACGACCACGAACCGTGCGGACGCCCGGCGGGCGGACGACGTCGTCCTGGTGAACCGGGCGGCCGGGTGCGCATCGTGAGTCGGCGGCGTTCGCTAGTTGGCGCCCGACTCGGCCGAGCGCCGCCAGCGCACCTCGGCGTCGATGAACTCGTCTATCTCGCCGTCCAGCACCGCGCCGGTGTTGGACGTCTCCACGTCGGTCCGCAGGTCCTTGACCATCTGATATGGGTGCAGAACATAGTTACGGATCTGCGACCCGAACGAGACGTCCTGCGGGCCGCCGGTCAGCCGCTGCTTTTCGGCTGCTTCCTCGGCCCGTCGTCGTTCCAGCAGCTTTGCCTGCAGAACGACCATCGCGGCCGCCTTGTTCTGCAACTGGCTGCGCTCGTTCTGGCAGGTGACGACGATATTGGTCGGCAGGTGGGTGATACGCACGGCCGAGTCGGTCGTATTGACGCCCTGCCCACCAGGGCCGGATGACCGGAAAATATCGATCCGAAGGTCCTTGTCGTCGATGTCGACGTGGTCGGACTGCTCGACGACCGGGGTGATCTCCACCCCGGCGAAGGACGTCTGCCGGCGGTTCTGGTTGTCGAACGGGCTGATGCGAACCAGCCGGTGCACCCCGTGCTCGCTGCGCAGCGTTCCGTACGCGTATGGCGCCTTGATCAGGAAGGTGGCCGACTTGAGCCCGGCCTCCTCGGCCTCGGACGAGTCGTACACCTCGGTGGTGTAGCCGTGCCGCTCGGCCCAGCGCGTGTACATCCGCAGCAGCATCGCCGTCCAGTCGGCGGCGTCGACCCCGCCCGCGCCGGCGGACAGCTGGACGATCGCGTCCCGCTCGTCGAACTCGCCAGACAGCAGGGTGCGGACCTCCAGCGCCGAGATGTCCCTGGACATCGCGGGCAGCTGGTCGGCGGCCTCCGCCATCAGGTCCTCGTCGTCGAGGTCGAAGGCGGCGATGAGGTCGTCCAGCCGGCGGCGCAGCCCCTCGACGCGGCCGATGTCGCCACGCACCGACGACAGCTTGCGGGTGACGGCCTGCGCCCGGTCCTGGTCGCTCCACAGGTCCGGGTCAGCGGCTTCCTGCTCCAGGCCCTCGGCGCGCCTACGCAGCCCCTCGACGTCCAACACGGTCTCGATACCGGTCAGAGTCGCGTCGAGGTTCTTGAGCTCCTCAGCGAAGTCGGCGGCCATGCCCTCAACCTTACCGGCGGCCATGCCTCCCCGACGCCGGCAGTGATCGCGCGCCGCTCGCCGCCGGCCCGGCCGTGCCCGCCGACCGCCGCCGCCCGGTCTCCACCCGCGCGCGAGCCGCGACCGTGGACCGCCATAACGGCGGCCGCGAGCCGACGAGGCAGCGGCGACCGCGGCCGGCGAACGTGCCCGCCAGCCCGACCCAGCCCGGTAACATGCAATTGCACGAAGATACTTCCCGGAAACATTGTCGGCGTGTCCCGTAATGCAATTGGGCGATCGCCCACATCGCTTCTTCAGTCGAGACGCAGGCCACACCGCTGTCGAACCGGGAGCCGGCTCGACCCTTGGATCGAACGCTATCTTGAATCAAAGGTCCCCGCTACGCCGTGAGGTACTTCGAGATGCGATCACATCGCGGTCTGCCGGCTCTACGGGCTCCCGCGGCGACGGCCGGGGCTCATCTCCTCCTTCGCTCGTCCCCCGTGGGCAGCGGTCCCGACGCCGCCGAAGCGCCCCCCCGGCGATCTGCTGGCGCCCAGTCGGCGGGAACCCCCGCGGTGACCATGGCGGAGCCGCGCACGGCCACCGGCCCACAGCCAGTACCGGCCGGAAGCGGATCACGGAGGTCGTCGCCGTGCCGTACGTCCTCGACAGACGTCTCCTGCTACGCGCGTTCAGGGCCTCGGCGGTGGTCGCGGTGAGCTTCGACCACCAGCCCAACCTTGAACCGTTGCGCAGCACGACCGATCTGCACCAGGCCTGTTCCGCCGCCCTCATCCAGGCGATCGACGGCTACGAGACGTCCGACCTGACCAGCACCGCGTCCTCGATGCGCCCGCTGGAGAACACCACCCGCACCATTCCGCGCCAGCGCCGGCTGCGCGGGCGGGACGCTCTCGACTGGATGCGGCTGCACGCCGCCGTCACGGTGGTCTCCGCGGGCACCGACTATGACCGAGGTCTGCATTCCGACGCCGCCGCCCGTTCCGACCGGGCCGCGAGCCTCGCCCGGGCGGCCGGCGACGGCCCGCTCGCGGCGCGGGCGCTCGCGCTGCGGGCCCGGCTGGTGCGCCAGCACAGCCCAGCGGTCTCCCTGCAGATCGCCGGCGCCGCCGCCCGGATCGCCGGGCACAGCCCCGCCCGCGCGATGATCGCCGGCAAGGTCGTCGCCGGCGCCTACGCCGCGGCGGGCGACCTGGCCGGCGTCCGCGACGCGGTCGCCCGTGCCTGGCGCACGATGGAGCTGCTCGACGACAACGCCTACGGCCGGCCGGGCTTCGCGCTGGAGACCTACTCCCCCGCCGACCTGGCACTCGCCTCGGCCGAGGCGCTCACCACGGTGGGCGCGGCCGAGGAGGCCCGACCGTACCTGGAGAAGGCGTACGCGCTGATCAAGGACAGCGGCCAGACCGGTATGATCGTGTCCGTCCTGATGGCGCAGGCACGGGCGGCGGTCAGCGGTGACCGGCCGGACCACTTCGAGGCGGCCGAGCACGCGGCGGCGGCCGTGGCGCTGGCCGCGGACCGGCCCGCCGAATGGGTCGCCCGCCTGGTCCGCGACGTCTCGAACCTCGCCGAGACGCACACCGGCCACGCCCTGGACGACCTGGTCGCCGCGACCGCGGCCTGGGTCTGAGGACTTCCCTCCCGCCCGGCGGGGCTACCAGGGCTGTCAGGACTGTCAGGGCTCCACTTGCTGCTGGCGCACGATGGTCTGGGCATCCGCCGCCGCGTGGACCGTGACCGGGCCGATGCCGAGGAAGCCGACGAGAGGCAGGTCGACGACCCGGCTGCCCTGGACCTCGACGGTGTCCTCGTCGAGGAGCGACCCGGTCAGTACGGTCGCCC of the Pseudofrankia saprophytica genome contains:
- a CDS encoding PQQ-dependent sugar dehydrogenase, coding for MASGLDRRFLRTAGRPRTPLIIMAGVVAIILAAVLSACSGGTPDDTGPGTPGGPTTATPLAPGGVPASAAPGDDPRADRVIATGLRSPWGLAFLPDGDALIGERDSGKILLMPADDGGGKGGYGTPVEIGALPGVYHVGESGLLGLAVSPTYPSDHLVYAYFTTRTDNRIVRFTLDGTGDGAGAGATPKIGQVTTILTGLASAQFHDGGRIAFGPDGMLYAGVGDATDRTRAQNLASLNGKILRMRPDGSVPPDNPFPGSLVYSLGHRNVQGLAWDSAGRLWATEFGQDTWDEVNLIRPGANYGWPVVEGVGDTDGGRFTSPVATWPTDDASPSGAAIAGDVLYAAALKGERIWTIDLRPGLAQGTASPTAPTTGAPTAGTPRAVRADVYGRLRTIVTAPDGTLWVATSNTDGRGQPAQDDDRIISLR
- the cobA gene encoding uroporphyrinogen-III C-methyltransferase — its product is MAAPAAGWRKGDLTVESSVGTAGAGVGWVALVGGGPGAADLITVRGLNLLRRADVVVVDRLAPRQLLADLGPEVEIVDAGKGPHGHNLSQDEINVLLVERALRGRRVVRLKGGDPFLFGRGGEEALACAAAGVPCEVVPGVTSAVAVPALAGIPVTHRGVTQDLAIVSGHVDPSHPGSTSNWDALASGPGTVVVLMGVAALAEISRELVKRGRPAATPVAVIHAGTTTRQQVVTGTLGDIAAAVTTAGLGSPAIIVIGEVVTLSAEIGSYRIPD
- the prfB gene encoding peptide chain release factor 2, coding for MAADFAEELKNLDATLTGIETVLDVEGLRRRAEGLEQEAADPDLWSDQDRAQAVTRKLSSVRGDIGRVEGLRRRLDDLIAAFDLDDEDLMAEAADQLPAMSRDISALEVRTLLSGEFDERDAIVQLSAGAGGVDAADWTAMLLRMYTRWAERHGYTTEVYDSSEAEEAGLKSATFLIKAPYAYGTLRSEHGVHRLVRISPFDNQNRRQTSFAGVEITPVVEQSDHVDIDDKDLRIDIFRSSGPGGQGVNTTDSAVRITHLPTNIVVTCQNERSQLQNKAAAMVVLQAKLLERRRAEEAAEKQRLTGGPQDVSFGSQIRNYVLHPYQMVKDLRTDVETSNTGAVLDGEIDEFIDAEVRWRRSAESGAN